In a genomic window of Leishmania donovani BPK282A1 complete genome, chromosome 32:
- a CDS encoding phosphatidate cytidylyltransferase-like protein: protein MDGYRTAAGPPAKGSPARNRIGLTNIQMRTVTICIVGPAVLAFSGYSGRCAALLAFFATFMCGIEWSGVKRHLKVALLMSMENTAMPAPQSPMLPLTMLADLVARPPPPSPCIEGVPLCPEEYDLPVAPISLYNVLKHLGWALLPLAAYSGEQTFLVTLEFYFVVFVVVTLTAHNRLELKVEQAMKLLSQQLSSGSQDSSRGAASAVCNGGGAPTAAAACKTEPDLSRTDQSVAKKERVAKAQRDYFLSMELHMIAERQPTEQFLDFCLDIFGIVWIAGIATPLFVYHITDVGLPWLSSTLIGNFANDIAALVVGRSLTMLRERYGKIYDVTGEEPPATGAANQPRKRPLKEANGLVRMLLRSPHYLNRAISPNKSVEGAVAGVIMNAVSFAGLMFWFYRELCAAPAANVVDPAFQNVALWLLLGTIMGVLGVCGDLLESLLKRAARVKDAGFIIPGHGGILDRVDGMLLVFPFMHCALRGIMSLSSNSGNRR from the coding sequence ATGGACGGTTACAGAACGGCCGCGGGCCCACCTGCAAAGGGGAGCCCGGCACGCAACCGGATCGGTCTCACCAACATTCAGATGCGGACGGTGACCATCTGCATCGTTGGCCCAGCTGTCCTCGCCTTCAGCGGCTATTCggggcgctgcgccgcacttctcgccttcttcgccacGTTCATGTGCGGCATCGAGTGGAGCGGCGTTAAGCGCCACCTCAAGGTCGCACTGCTCATGTCAATGGAGAATACAGCGATGCCAGCGCCTCAATCGCCGATGCTGCCTCTCACAATGCTGGCCGACCTGGTCGctcgaccgccgccgccatcgccttGCATTGAAGGGGTACCACTCTGCCCCGAAGAGTACGACCTGCCAGTGGCCCCCATCTCCCTCTACAATGTTCTGAAGCACCTTGGctgggcgctgctgccgcttgctGCATACAGTGGCGAGCAGACTTTTCTTGTCACGCTCGAGTTCTActtcgtcgtcttcgtcgttgTGACGCTGACGGCGCATAATCGGCTGGAGCTCAAGGTGGAGCAAGCAATGAAGCTGCTGAGCCAGCAGTTATCCTCCGGCTCGCAGGACAGCTCGCGTGGGGCGGCCAGCGCCGTTTGtaacggcggcggcgcccccaccgccgcggcagcatgCAAGACTGAGCCGGACCTGTCTCGGACGGACCAGAGTGTGGCGAAGAAGGAGCGGGTGGCCAAGGCACAGCGCGACTACTTTCTCTCGATGGAGCTGCACATGATCGCAGAACGGCAGCCAACGGAGCAGTTCCTTGATTTCTGCCTTGATATCTTTGGCATCGTGTGGATTGCTGGCATCGCTACCCCGCTCTTTGTCTACCACATCACCGACGTCGGCCTGCCGTGGCTTTCCTCAACGTTGATCGGCAACTTCGCGAACGACATCGCCgcgctggtggtggggcgCAGCCTCACCATGCTGCGAGAGCGATACGGGAAGATCTACGATGTGACTGGCGAGGAGCCGCCAGCCACGGGGGCGGCGAACCAGCCGAGGAAGCGGCCGCTAAAGGAGGCGAATGGGCTCGTgaggatgctgctgcgcagcccgCACTATCTTAACCGCGCCATTAGTCCGAACAAGTCAGTGGAGGGTGCCGTGGCAGGTGTGATTATGAATGCGGTCAGCTTTGCTGGCCTCATGTTCTGGTTTTACCGGGAGTtgtgtgctgcgccggcggcaaaTGTTGTGGACCCGGCGTTCCAGAACGTCGCTCTGTGGCTACTCCTCGGCACCATCATGGGAGTGCTCGGTGTATGCGGGGATTTACTAGAGTCCCTGCTGaagcgtgctgcgcgcgtgaAGGATGCGGGCTTCATTATCCCAGGGCATGGTGGCATTCTGGATCGTGTGGACGGCATGTTGCTTGTTTTCCCGTTCATGCACTGTGCCCTGCGCGGCATCATGAGTCTGTCCAGCAACTCGGGAAATCGTCGCTAG